The window tttttttggtccCCCTctttgtcccattttttggtaCCGCTTTTtggcataatttttacaaaatgcgGCAGTTATGACAATCTTCACCCCACGGGCCaaaatttttcccatttttatttcccctcgGTTAATCCCCATTCAAGCACCCCCCCCGAGTTACTCAGTCACCATATCGAAGGGAGCTCCCTGTTCAaattctttccttctttttttggcaatCCCATCGTTGTCACTGTGCCCCTGCAGCGGAACACACAATCAAGTAAGGCTGTGACCAAGCGGACATCTCCGCAAGCacacgtatgcatatatatgtatataggccgaaaaaaaaaaaaaaaaaaagttgccccttttttaactcctCAGAAAAGGACAGCGGAGAACTCCGCAGAACAAGGATAAACACCATGGCGCTTATTTGCATTGGCTCTGTTTGCTTTTCGTTGCTCCACGTGGGggtcataattttattcatcttAAATTATTTCTATGCGCACTTGAAGAAATACTTACCGAACTTCCTCACATGCGATGAAGGTGATAATTTCGTTTAGCCCATCTCGCGCAttcacgcttttttttttttttcgcgcccTTCTACATATCACTGATAGGGCACCCCATTTACGTTTGAGTACCTCCTCCCCATCCTACAGCAAAACGGAACAAACAAATAGAAGCGTCTTTGCAGCGCAGAGAGAAGAACAAGGACGTAAAACGTGAAcgggaaaagaacaaagggGGCAGTCTATTGGGGGCAGGAATGCTGAGAGACGAAGAGGCAACGAAACGCAGCACCGCCCCTGGGTGACTCCCCATGAGATGCAAAAGTGTTGCTCCCAAATatgtacactttttttcttttttttttttccccctcagtATGTCGAAAGCACCTATATCGACTTAGCGGAAGGAGACAGTTTGAACGGCGTGTTGGGGTCCACCAAAAACGTTTCCGTGGTGGTGAAGTTCGGAGCCACCTGGTGCAAGCCGTGTAACAAAATCAAGCGATATTTTAAGGTATGGAGGGAAGAGCAGGAGCcgcagcagcagtagcagcaacGGCAGCAGGACAGTGGCGTAAGCCCATGTGACGTCCATGGCATGGTGTAAATTGACTGCAGTGGTACAGTTGCCGTTGCAGCCGCGGATGCAGGCAGATGAAGGCAGATACAGGCAAACTGCTTCAtcgtcttcctttttttttcttttttttcgcttcaccCTATTTATGTTGCCCCTACATGTAACACACATCGAATATGCTTTTTCCTACTTCAattctccctctccctctccctctccctccCCTCCAGAATCAAACCATTACCTACGCAGTGACGCTTGTCGACGTGGACGTAGACATACATGAGACGCTAAGGGATGAATACAACATTAAGGTCCTAcccacctttttattttacgtgCAGATCAAAAATGACTGGATTTTGACTGAGAGGGTAAGGATAACTTTTGCATCTCTTTGGCCATCCTACGCGTTGTGCACCGTTCTACGCTGCTCCACACCGTTTGGCCTTCTTTTCATGCCAACGTGTGACCCCGTTAGTGCACACCCTCAATTCAGTACAGTGCACGCATTTCATCACATATCCCTACCGCCACATTGCCacgctccccccctttttctacCGACCCAGATTGAAGGATCCAACCAGGGAGACTTAGAAAAGGCTTTCCAGAAATACTGCGTCCCCAAGGACAGCTAATTGGGAATCCACAATAGAGGAACGCACTCCTTCCTCCGACTAGCGATGGTGTAGAGACACAACTCTGTCCACTTCTTCCCAACATGCGGATTATTCCATCTCGCCCCGTCCCGAGAGAAAGGAGTGTATACCCCTACATAACCGCATACTAGTGTGTTCCCTCTCAGGAGGGACGTCCCCCCTCGTGTAGGTGCCTGCAGCTACACCCTTCCATATATTTGCAATggtttatttctttctccgtttttttttttttttcgtggaCCCTGT of the Plasmodium cynomolgi strain B DNA, chromosome 7, whole genome shotgun sequence genome contains:
- a CDS encoding hypothetical protein (putative), coding for MALICIGSVCFSLLHVGVIILFILNYFYAHLKKYLPNFLTCDEAKRNKQIEASLQRREKNKDYVESTYIDLAEGDSLNGVLGSTKNVSVVVKFGATWCKPCNKIKRYFKNQTITYAVTLVDVDVDIHETLRDEYNIKVLPTFLFYVQIKNDWILTERIEGSNQGDLEKAFQKYCVPKDS